The sequence below is a genomic window from Phoenix dactylifera cultivar Barhee BC4 chromosome 8, palm_55x_up_171113_PBpolish2nd_filt_p, whole genome shotgun sequence.
GGCCCAACAAGtgaaaaagggggagggagACTCCCGATTGTAGCCTTtttccctcccctgtttcaaacTCTCCTTCCCTCTCCCGAATCCACCGGAAGGAAAGATTTAGGGTGATCAAATCCTACTATATTTGggccaatcctcttccaagaccacctccctctcttcctaggGCACCAACCGAGAGAtcctttcaaaagaaaaaaaaaaaaaaaggggagagagagatttgGAGTTCTAGGCGATCCGTGAGAGGCTTGGGTTATTCGCCGTCGGGCTTGCCGGAGAAGCTCACCGGAGACGAGGTAAggtccttctccttcttctcctttgtcTAAGGGCCATTGTTCCTTTGGGAATACGACCGGTAAGCCGCCGGATTGATGGAGAGGCCGAGCCTCTGTTCGACCTTCTCCTCTTCCATTCTGGCAAGCCGTCGCCGGCCGTGGCGCACCGCCGGCACCGCCGAGGCCGTCAGTCATGGGGTGGTGCCGACCATGGGCCGCCGTCGTCAAAGTTTTCCCTCCAATCgggaggaaggaaggaagaaagagagagagagagagagagagcaacccGCTTCCATCTTCCTTGTTCTTCTCCCTCTCCagttgatccttttttttttttcattttattgcTATGTTTTCTCTCTAGTTTAATATAGGAAAATCATGGACTGTTGGTTAGTCCTAGGATGCTAGATACTGGTGGACTCTTAAAAGGATCCATAGAGAGTTTtgagtttatatatatatatatcttggaTAATTTTTAATGATGACTTGGTTCTGTAGGGAAACAATCTGTTGGACGAGAGGACGCTGAGCAGGGTTCTGCGCATCCTGGTTCATAGATCGCCGTGAAGACGGATGTTTAGTCTGTCTGAGTTTTTCAACagggtaagaatccttgtatgccaatcctacatgatataaaaATTTTGCACCTATCTATGTATGATGTTTTATGATTCAGATAAGTAAGAAGTAAAAATGATGTTATAttaaattgtattttgatcGTATTCGCTTGAGGTTGGTATCATGAtagatgcatgcatgcgcataacctacacttgcataattggatttatggatgtggtgctaTAGACTAACCTTGATATTATTGGTTGCCCATCATAGGCTGGAAACATGGCCGGGTTAGTCTAAAGCTGGAAATTAATAAAATggattgatgtgtggatgtgaaattgattaaatgaacattGACTTTGGGCCGTCTTATTATtattggtttgcccgtcacaggctctaagtgtgacaatgttggtttgcccgtcacaggctctaagtgtgacaatatTGGTTTGCCTGTCataggctctaagtgtgacattATTGgtttgccctgtcacgggctaGAAACGTGACCGGAATgtggcccaaagtcggaaagataattgatccggatcaagttaatatagaatggaaagaaaaagtatTGAACAtagtaatgaagatttatgagctatcatatgctatatcattcttgtgtGGCTGGACTTTCACTGATGTTTgacgtacatacttatattgattatttgagccttTTGATAACCGGTTTATGATTTtatgaaatgtgcatcgatttgtcgtggttttcaaattcatattactattgtgttggtatggatgtgcaggggttcttactgggctgtaaagctcacctccttcttctttctcttttcagaGTTGCAGGACGCATACATGGATGGGTTGGGTGCAGAGCGCGAGTTTCAGAGTTATTAGCTAGCTAGTTAGTTTATCTTTCTTTGATGATGATGAGCATTTGAAGATTTtgtaattgaaccaatttgattaTCTGGACATGTTGGATTtatctatttaaataaattaattaattgtggatttattagatttttgttcatcttaggccttgcatgatctttagggcattgctctaaggctcatgcggccggtcacgtaccggacccgggtactgggttcggggcgtgacaaagtggtatcagagcggacctggcccataacctatgtggactaggagacactgcaacacgaatccattggggctgaccacgggccaatcgtggtgtttgtgattagatttgaatagatttgaacccttatcctgacgaggacgtcaaggCTTGAACAGGGGGAGTATATGAGGATTCGTGCggacgtatgtttagtcccacatcaattattcgctgaatagatcttgggtacttatatagaatcaagaaacccaaataataccttctggctagccattttgaatgaggtcttgggttgttacaatttCATCCTCACAACCTGCATAATTTCATAAAAGTTCTGCTCAAAACATATGTCATAAAACTATCTTTCTGTGGTTTGACAGCTCTCCCTTTCGATGCCCAGCAATTCTCTTTATCTGTCCTGAAAAATTAATGCGAGATGCACCGACATAATTTCATAAGCCTTCCTATCATCTActgtgataaaaaaaaaatcgatgGATACACCATGACAAATGTATCAGGCCCCTTGTTTCCTAAAGTATTGATCTTCTGAATCCAAAGTTCTCTCCTATCTAAATGACAGAGTAGGGTCTTTCCTGTTATCCTGAACTTTTGCTGCTTTCGTCTCAAGGGCAGGACAGTTCCCTGACAGCAATTAGTTTGGATGTTTGTCGTCTTGAGCTCAATGCCCTCTTTGGACACATATCAAGTTCAAAATTCCCAGATCTCCAAAAGATACCAAAATTTCCATCTTACAATTTAATTTGGGCCTATCTGAACATCACAAAACAAGCAATAATTATCAATAGACATTCTGATTATGCTGTCAATTTATTTTGTTGGTGATTGAAAAATAGAATACAGGAATGCAAAATATATCACAGGACAATTCAGAAAATAACCTTCGCTATTCCTCAAACAAAGACTCTGGCCTTGCTAAATATTCATGCTCCAATTCTCGCCGGATCATCAACCATATCATTTACCTTCTAATATATTCAGATCCTGTCTACAAACAAATTTAACATAGGGGGGAAATGCTCCCTCCATACATTTTACTAGTCTTGGGCACCCACTGGCCACTGGAATGTGTTTAGGAAATCATGTCGCATCGATTTCAAAATCTGCTAGAGTTGAGTTACCCCTGCAGTCTTCACAATCATAAATGCTGCGACTTCCGCTGCTGTGTGCGCAAGAATCTAACACAAAGTCTCAGTAATTTTTAAGTAACAGCAAATACAACATACATATTAGAGTCAAAAAATTAATGCACTAGACTCCCTTCTCATCATTCATATGCTAGAAGACACCTGCATGGATGCAtacctaattaattaattaagtaCGCATGCATGCATTGTATACTGGGGGAAGATATGACATCATTTTACATGCTTACAGAGGCAGAGGCAACTGTAATGCCAAAATTATAGGGTGCAGTTAATATACTGGTCTAACAGAGGACTCAAATAGCTCTTGCATGCAGTTTGCAAGGATAATAAAGGCCATGCTCTGTCGATGTATTATCCACAGAGCAAATTCACTGCAATGGTTCTAACTTAAATTGCCTTTGGCTTCCCAGAGTCCATCTTGAGATGCAATGCCTAATTTTAATCTCACAAATATCATGGCTAGCACATAGAATTAGACGAACCTCATCATATCTGAGTTGCCAAATAAGTTATTAAACAAATAATGAAAAAACATGATTTCCACAAAACAAAGATTCATTACTGCATTTCTGTGATTCACAATGCAAGAGAGTTTGCCAATAAAGCATACAACATCGCTACCATGTTAAAGTAATATCCAAGTCTCTAAGAACAGGCAACTAAGCTACATACTTCCCTGCCTCACCTGTCCAACCCTTCACAAACCACTCAGTGATCCCCTTctctttgaaattcaaaattgtaGGATAACATTGATATGTATGAAAAGGTTCATCATGAGGATAGCAATCTGTTATTCCATATCTCACACGCGAGTTTCTATATTGTCATAAAATATAAGAAAAGCCCAATCTATAGATTCCACTTCAAAGTTTTTCTTCAGAAACAAATGGTTCAGACCACTTGACGCATAGGAAAAGAACAGCTATGTAACTCTTATATAAGAAAATCATATATGAGAACCCTAACACAGTCTTCTATATGAAAATTACATTaataacatatatataaaaGGGGGAAAAGAGTTACTCCTTTTAGAAACATATCCTTTGGGGGAAACATTGAGTCCATATCTTTGGAGGAAAGAAACAGGAAACTGTTTAAGAAAGGGGACATCGTTCTTCATCCCCATGAAAATTATCCTGGGTTTTAGTTTCATTCACACCAGAAACAAGCTCTGCTTCAAATGACATTGAGGGTAGCCTCTCATAGACGCTGGACCCTAGAGGGAGAAGTATTTTCTGCGATCTCAGAGTTTGACTAAGTTTCTCATAATTCCATTTCTGCTGAATAAACACGACAATTGCAAGCACAGCAGCAGTCACTGGAATTGCCACATCCCCAAACCTGGAATAGAAATCTAAGCTCGGGTTCACAAATTCATATTCCTCTGCGAAGTAGGGATTGAAAACTGGAGCTCTGATGTAATCATAAACATGTGGAAGTAGCCGAACCGCTGTTATTCCAATGTAGTAGGCTTTCCTCAAAGGTTTGCAATTAATCTGCCACAAAATGTTGCCAATCATCTGAGGAAGCAGGAAAAAATCTTGAACAAGACCTAGATACTCCTCCAGCTGAATCCCCCATTCACGCAGTTTATGGCTATTCCCTCTTGAATCAATGTATGTGTCTTGGTGAATCGGTCTCCTAGAGGCATTAATATAGTGCACAACAAGAATTACCAGAAAACCAACCACATGTACGCCAGAGGTAAAGAGAAGAACCCGTTTATCATTTGGGACTCTTCGTGGCTCAAGTGGAGTGCGACTCAGTAATCTGATTCGGGATTTCCATACCTTCTGACCAAGCCTTAGGGTGAGAAGAAATGCAGCCAGCACAAGGATCTTGACTAGATAGTCCATAATTTGGAACCACTGATTCTTCTCAAACTCGTAGGATGGGGACTCATATTCAGCTGCCAGTCTGGCAAACAGTGCCTCAGCTCCTGTGATGAGTGGAATGCTATAGCCAAGAGCCTGAACACCCAGCATGACAAGAGAAATGAAGGGACTAGAACTCGCATTATCTCTGATGTAAAACAGCTGGCTAAGTATGCAAATGATTGCTACTGACAATGTAAGGATTCGAAGAATCCCCTCCACACCTCTCCGGGAGAGTATGTCTTGACGTTGTTCCCGGTACAAGATTGGAAGTGTCTGGAGATTGATCTGGTTGAAATGGAGTGGGTCATCATCATTCCTTTGACTAGCAATGGAGATCTTTGCTGTCGGATTTATGAGCCACCGTGCAGTCGTTGGTGGATACTCCACTTTTACTTCAATCAAACAATCTAGTCCATCTTCAAGATCCATGCTCTCGAACAAGATTTTCCATGAAGCCCGGACATCTCTGCAGCCTATCAGATACATCTTTCCATCTACTGGGTTATAAAGGCCCTCCAAGTATAGCATAGAAACATTGGCATATGGCTTTCCAGAGAGAGTGAGTTCCGCCGCCACGTTCAAAAGTAGCTCCTTCTCAGTGGATACAGCTTTTGGAGTGGCTGGAGTCCAACCTTTTGCAACTGTTATATTTTGATATGCCCAAGAGCGCCCAAACAATGATCCAAGCGAGAGTATCTCCATTTGAAGAAAAGGCCTCTGTGTACGAATTTTGGGTAGCGGATCCGGCAGCACATATGTATGGAGTGTCAGATCATCTGCGAGATTGGAAAGATTGACCAGATCATCAGTATCATCCCCCTTCCTTGGATAGCTAAGGAGCGATTTCTTGATAAGAGTACCAAAATCAAAAGGTTCGCTTCTCTCGAGAAAAGCACCAGCTAACTTGATCTTTGAATACTTGTAAGTACCGCCGCCATAAGGGTAGTTGCTGAGCTTAGTCCATAGTTGCATAGGATGTACAGGCTTTTCAAATGACAATGGGTAGTGCAAGATGTGAGCACCATCATTGATACTGGAAATTCTTCCAAAAATGATACTCCGCTGGTCGATGGAGAAAGAGGTTGGAATATATAAACAAATGCGAGAGTGGCATCCTCCATTACCGAACTTAAGACATCCAACCATGCAGAGCTGTCCAACTGATGAGTTCCAAATCCCCTCGGCTGAAAGAGTCATGTTATTAAGGCCTGTCCTCTGTGCCACCGCCATGCTGTACCGATTCTCCCATGGAGGAATAGCTCTGAACACCGCTGATACCTTCGCCAAGCTCACATTATCGCGACCAGTTCTCGGGTCGCACCTGATATCTTGCATCATAATACCGACATTGGCGAAACCCCCATCCGTGGCCTTGATCTCCCTTTCTGATGCAAAAGGGCCCAACTTGCTGCAGTATTCATCCGTGGAATTACAGTTCCAGTTGGGTACAACATCGAGAACCTCTCCGGTGATGAACTGATCAAGAACTCCACAGAAGCCAGTTCCTTTATAGACCTCGAAGCGGCCACCCACCACATCGTCTTGATAAGGGTAAGGGCTGCAGGCCTTCGACACGAGCTCCTCTGACCCGAACTGATAGTTTGAATAAGCACCCAACTGGGAAGATAACTGGACCTTATCAAAGTACCTGTGGCTAGACCGTGGATTTAGGCTCCGCAATTCCCCACGCACGGCTCTACTAGTCAGTGTGAAGGCCTTAGGATAGTGAAGCACCAGCAAGATCCGCTCGTCTTGCAAAAGGGGCCACTGGAAATTGTTCGAACCGATATCCTTCACCCATTCCCATGGGTCGGTGGAATCGGGCTGACGAGACGGAAGCATAGCATTCCCCAACAAGCACAAGACCCTCTCTCCACCATTCTTGTTGCCGGATTCAGCGTAGATCCCTTCAAAAAGAATCCTGAGCTCGGAGCTCCCTGGCCAAATCAGGAATTCTGGATACAAACGCTGGCGCATCTCCGGGGCGGTGCCATTCCTCGATATGCCAATACCCAGAACTCCACTGACATTCACCATGGTAAGGTGAGAGCGATGGGCGAGATCGACATGGGTCAGGATGAAGGTTGCCAGGCGAAGGGGATCGGGCAAGCTGGAATGGCCGTCCGAAGCATCGCTTCCATCGAACGGCATCAGAGGGGCGTCGCCGGAGTCCTGCCCCCAGTCTCCCCGGACGAAGGACATCTCCGCCTCGATGGCGTGGACCCTGTTCGCATCCAATTCCCGCCTGGAAGCCGATCTGAGGACCGACCGGCATTCTCTCTCCACCTCGGGGAAGCGGCCATAGTTGTGGCTAGCAGAAGGGTCTTCTTCAGGTCGGTAAAGTGGGTTTGAGGAGGCGATGGTCAACGACATCAACATGCCAAGAATCcaaagattttggatccaaattgTGGTTTCCATAGCCAGATAAAACTAATAATAACGGTAATAATAACCACTCCTAAACACACACTCtattccagaaaaaaaaaaaaaaaaaaagaggcaaaaCTAAGCTCTCTATCCCTGAAATTGCAAGAAAGCTGCGACCCCGATAATAGGAAATCCAGCCACGCACGGTTAGAGGTTGAGGACAAAAATTAGATCAAAAGGACAACAATGTCTGTCTGCGCTTTGTGTGTGTATGCGTCTGTGGGTGTTTTAAGAGTATCTATAGAGGACTTGGAGGGGCGAAGGCCGAAGAGGGCTTACCTGGGCGTGAAGGTTTGTATTCGTCCGAGACATGAGCTGCTGTGAGAACTGAGATCCGTTTCCACTCCTCCTCTTTTGTGGCGTTTAGTAAGTCTTTGAGGTGAGAGAATATGAGAAGAAAATTGCGGAGAAATGGGAACCTACGGATGCTTCTGGGTTGACTTCGTGGGGGGAGGACGGGAGGAGAAAGAGGAAAGTGGAGAGGAAAGCAGCTGAGAAAGCCATTGAATTTTTGGAAAATTACCAAGGTGCCGCTCCTGCTCAAGAAACTTGGGCGTTCGGGTTGGAAGGTGGAGGGGCAATTTCGGTATTGAAAGAAACTTCCGTTCCATTTGCTACGTGCGGGCTGTGGGAGTCGGTGGAACTGGCTTCCTGACGCCGGGTTTCGCGCGGTCGGGGCGAGGATGGCACGTGCGCACACGTGAATCAGGGGAGGGAATCTTTTATCGGTGTGGGCTCCGGCTTTCTGAGAGGGAGACGGTGTCCAGTCTTATTGTCCTCGGCCCAGCCGGCAGCCACATGGATGGGTCCAAAATTCCTGGCCCAAGATATTAGCATGGGCCAGGCCAGGGATAGAGGCCGAAATCCAACTTTGGGTTGGAATTGGGCAGGTAGGTCCAAGAGCTCCAATTAATAGAAAAGGGAAAGTACTGTTGGCTATTAACTGATCAGTGATCACTCGACCTCAAATGCTTCAGCTATTAGGAACTGTTGGACTCCAAAAACTTACAGCTGTTGTAAAATGAATCAAGCTCGACATGTACCAGGGACAAAAAGATGATGTGTTTGGGTAAAGTAGATTCAAAATTTTAGATGACCTGGCTGAAAGATGATACATTTCAATGGAGGTTGTGAGATTGACACATAGGATCAATGCGAGCATTAGAAGTATTGGGTAATTATGAATAAACTCAATTAGTGAGTGATTGCAAAACTTTCCGGCAATCCCAATGTTTAGGTACAGGTAGTTTATGCTTTCCAATGAAAGCATAAAGCAACCCAAAATAACAGAAGTTGAAGCAACAATGTAGGGGGTCATGGTGAGGTCAAATATGGTTGAGAATTGAAACATTTGAGTCATGGTGAGGTTTCCATCCGACACCATGTTCACTATTGGGTTCTAAATCTGTAGGTAATGCCATAATTGAACCTAATCCAGTTAAAATCAAACCAAGTTGCGCAGGAAATCTTATTGGCGCAGCACACGACGCATCACTGAAGCTGAACGAAAAGGAGGGATTAAAAAAAAGGCTGAGAAGCTAGCaaaatctatatatatgtatagaaataaaatattttaaatacatAGATAGGAGAATCCAATTCACAGCTCGTCGTTTTCCCAAGTTCCAAACAGAACAACGACAATCCCAtcatttttatgaaatctaactCGCAAAAGGATGGCGAGCTCAGTACGACAAACAGCCCCTACTGTACGTCTCACGCGTTTTCTAGTTCCCGCAAACGGAAAACAAGCGCCTCCGAAACCCTAAACCTCGACTGCCCCGGAAGAGGAAAACAAATTAAGGCCGACGTACGGAGTCCTAGATCTTGAGGGCGACCTCGCCGCCGCGGCCGCCGCCCTCCTCTGCCTTCACAGCCAGCGGCACCAACGCCTTCTCCTCTGCCTTCCCGTCCGTCGCCGGCTCCacgtcctcctcttcctcctcttcctcttcctcctcctcctcctcccgctcctccccttcctcttcctcctcgatGCTCTCCGACCGCTCGCCGCCGCTCCTCATCTCCGACTCTGGAGATCCCAGCCTGTTCTTGTAGGCAGAGGCCGAGGTGGCAGCTGCGGTGCTCCTGTGGAGAGCGgggtggaggtggtggtggtggtgcggCGGTGGCGGTGCCGGGTACAGCTCCTGGGGTATGGGCTGCTGGCAGTAGTGGGCCGGGGCCGCGTGGGCCCCGTAGATGGCCTGGCCGGCCGCGGCGGCCGACGTAGCGTACTCGGGTGGGACCCAGATGCTGCCGAGCACCACCAGCTGTGGCGCCGCCGCCACCGATGCCTGCGGTGCTGGGATCGGTCTCCGCGTGTGTAGTCGATATTTCTGaccaaaaaacagaattaaaggaattaaaaattgaaatataAGTCAAAGTTAAGTCAAAGAACATGAAAGCGGTCCGATCAATAAGGTTTGATGGGTCGTGGTCACCAATGGTGAGCTCAAGAATACGCaggaccctttttttttttttctcttttgccCTTTAAACTCGATCTCTTTACATTCACATACCACACACAAAGAatggggggagagggagggagagagagagagacctgcaGATGGCTTTTAACCTCATCGTTGGTCAGTCCATCAACCTTCATCAGCTCTCTTATCTGCTTGGGGGTGGCAACTGTTTCAAGTGTTCAAAAACAACGACTAGATTTAAGAGACTATTGTGAAAGTCTAAGAAAATAGAGAAACATAACtgaagtttttatttttctcatatGAAGACAAATATGTACAGGAAATCAGGAATGAAAACAACAACAATGCTGTCTTTACCCTAAaagagcaaaaataaaaataaaaatgtaataGCAATACTAGTCTAACGGAATTAGAAGTAGTAAGCTAATAGAATATAATTGTTCTAAACAACAATTAAACTACTGTGTGTTATTAACAAATAGTTTACTACCTTGAGATCCTCCTAATATTTGAAGAGCATTGACGAAGCGGCGGTGCAAGTCCGGCGACCAGCATCTCCTGGCCTTCCGATGAGTTTGGGGCGCCGGCTGCCCCTCAGTGGGATTGCTTCCTCCTTTCCCTTGTTCTGCTGCTCCACCTTTACCACCATTATCTCTCCTCGCGCCAATACTTCCACCATCCATCTCCACACATGACTGCTTCTCCTCGACTGCTTTCTCCGAGGAAGCGAGTGCCAGCTCTGGGAGGCCCCGCGAAGCTGAACCCATGCCTTTGTTCTTCTCTTTAGAGAAAGGCAGGAAAGCGCCGCCGTTCCTTTGCTTGGTATCCAGTGCCAGCTTGGGGCTCACGTCGAATGCATGCTCGGTCTCTTTTAGCGGGGGTGCAGCCATTGGCTGGTTCCTGGTTGCATCGTTGGCCGCGCTCCAGAGCTGCGCGGAGACCATCCAGCTTGCCTTCTCCGAAGGTGCATTCGGTGCCTTCTCGGAGCCATCGATGCtcgcgtgcttcaggggaatgAACTCTTCGAGCACCGGTCTCGGCGCTTGGTTCGTTTGGTATGTTTCTAACTGCTGCCTGTAAGTTTCCACGGCTGGAGAcaagaaaaatttagaaaagataGAAGCGTTGATTAGTCTCAGGCACTGAAAAGTATGAAGGAATTCTATGGAAATCAAACCACGCGTTCTATAAGAAAGCAGTTGCATTCGCGCTATTCTGGTCGACATGCGTTTAATTTACATCTATACACATGAAGTTAACGTACGTTGTAGGCTCATAGGAATTAAGCACGAGATTTGTCTTTTTCTGCTTCGTGCTTAGAGATCTTGGCATGATGATTATGTTCTTAAGAAAGCCAATAATTATGTTCGAGGTGCTCCGATATATATAGTCGACGATGAAGACAGATAGAGATCTACTGAACAATACGCTCTTTCTAGTTGAATGGCTTAACTAAGTGGATATCTTctccaagaaaaaaagaagaagaaagagagagaaaaaaaggccGTAAGTTATGCCATATCAAGAGATCATTATAGATGATCACCATTGTTGAGAAGTTGCATGCAAAGAGGCAGCTCACGCTTGAATGCTTCGATCTTAAGCCGTTCCTCTTCGAGGCGAGCTAGGAACTCTTGGATCTTTTGGGTCTGGTCTGGTTGTTCTCCAAGAGGCTtttggatcattggatagctatTTGGTTTGTAATCCAGGCTAAGGTCAGATGGCGAGCCCATTTCAAACGGTACCTGCTAGCGTTCTCCTTCAACCAGTTCTCACATGAGAAAATAAGAGACGGGGGAGAGGATGTTGTGAGCACAACGGGGATCGAGGGGGGATCACCTTCTTTTTAGGGGGAGAGTTTGGAGGGGGGAGAGAATAAAGTGGGGTTTGAAGGGAGGAAAAGGAAAAGCAGGAGATAAAGCAAAGAGGCATGGTAACTTCTTGCAAAGAACAAAGGCAAAAGCTTGCAGGGGTTCATGAGAAGGGAATCAAGGTGGCCAGGCGGTCATGTGCTTAGGCCCTGGTTTTGGTACCTTTGGACTCCTTGTACCAATTCAAATCAACAGACCTAAAaagattcttcttcctctccacaATTTCCATCTCTTTTTTGTCCCTTTGACATGTCCCATTCAAAAAACACATACACCTTTCATCAGAAAAACAAAACACCACATACACCCATGtaaccctcttttttttttattttttgagaagagaagaaaaaaaattataaggttACATAGGTGTATGTGGTGTTCTTTCTAGCTAGGACATTTTGTGTCGGTTATTGCTTGTACGTAGTGCATTGTATGTTTCCCATTTTACTTTCTTTGCAGCCACCCACTTCAATTCATCCCTATTCCTCCATGACACTTTATATACCAGATATCCCTATGTAAGAAACACACAAGATCCTTCTCCCTGAAAGGAGTATAGTAGTAGAAAAGACTAGATATACTAATAAAAATATGCCCACAGATGTCAAAGTAATATTTTTGTGAGGACCATGATTCTTATATGATTAATCAAAGCAAATGATAAAGCTCTAAAAGCATATACCACACATAATTCAAACAAGATATGCattgattctctctctctccccccctctctcccaCCCACACACGCACAAAGAGTCCATTTGAAAGGAAAGGGAGGGCCTTTCCTTGTTTTCAAAAGGTACACGCTGCAAGTCTTCACACACACAATTGCACCCTTGCATTCATGAGGATGGCAAGATGGGATATCTAGTGCGACCCTAAAGAATATTATTGTATTAGAGCTACACCCTAAGCAAGGAATATCTTAATAGTGAGCAACACACACACAACTCCATGCCTTTAATTCGCCCAACCCTTAATCCCCTAGCccaaaagaatataaaaagaggaaagaggagAGATGGGAATCTCCCCTGCTGCTACTACTGCTAGCTTTCGAGGAAGTGGGCTGGAAGGTAAGAAGATTCCTCTAACATAAGAGGGAAGTGttttagaaagagaaagagagggaggggaggggaaTAGGCTGCATCGAATTCGCTGTGCAATAATGAGGGTTGGTCGCTTTCCAAATCAGTCTTGAGGTACAAGGCTCCAACCCACGCCTTTTGTGTGgattctctccctctttctccctctaGCCCCTCTCCCTCTCAGCTTTTGAGAGGATTCGCCTCGTGACACGTGTCGGTTTTATTCGCCCATATCGTCCTGTTGAATATCCCTTTTGTCTGGTGCGAGGAGGGGAATATTCTCGTTGGGCCATGGCGGAGGAGATCGTGTCGCCTTCCATTTGTTTAAttactttctttttcatgcaTTGGAGATGGGCTGAGTTATCTACCGAACCAGGGATAATTCGGTGCCtttgaaaaagggaaaaaaaaagaacggcAGCGGCTTTGCGAGGAATCAGAGAGATGCTAGATTGCTAATTAAGGTTACCGGAAATGGGACCACCTTATTGCATGTGGTTTTAGCCATTAGTTTGATCTAGATCCAGTGTTGACAAGTGATGGAGAGAATATTATATTGGCAATCCCGATCTCTGAGTTAAT
It includes:
- the LOC103708819 gene encoding uncharacterized protein LOC103708819, whose product is METTIWIQNLWILGMLMSLTIASSNPLYRPEEDPSASHNYGRFPEVERECRSVLRSASRRELDANRVHAIEAEMSFVRGDWGQDSGDAPLMPFDGSDASDGHSSLPDPLRLATFILTHVDLAHRSHLTMVNVSGVLGIGISRNGTAPEMRQRLYPEFLIWPGSSELRILFEGIYAESGNKNGGERVLCLLGNAMLPSRQPDSTDPWEWVKDIGSNNFQWPLLQDERILLVLHYPKAFTLTSRAVRGELRSLNPRSSHRYFDKVQLSSQLGAYSNYQFGSEELVSKACSPYPYQDDVVGGRFEVYKGTGFCGVLDQFITGEVLDVVPNWNCNSTDEYCSKLGPFASEREIKATDGGFANVGIMMQDIRCDPRTGRDNVSLAKVSAVFRAIPPWENRYSMAVAQRTGLNNMTLSAEGIWNSSVGQLCMVGCLKFGNGGCHSRICLYIPTSFSIDQRSIIFGRISSINDGAHILHYPLSFEKPVHPMQLWTKLSNYPYGGGTYKYSKIKLAGAFLERSEPFDFGTLIKKSLLSYPRKGDDTDDLVNLSNLADDLTLHTYVLPDPLPKIRTQRPFLQMEILSLGSLFGRSWAYQNITVAKGWTPATPKAVSTEKELLLNVAAELTLSGKPYANVSMLYLEGLYNPVDGKMYLIGCRDVRASWKILFESMDLEDGLDCLIEVKVEYPPTTARWLINPTAKISIASQRNDDDPLHFNQINLQTLPILYREQRQDILSRRGVEGILRILTLSVAIICILSQLFYIRDNASSSPFISLVMLGVQALGYSIPLITGAEALFARLAAEYESPSYEFEKNQWFQIMDYLVKILVLAAFLLTLRLGQKVWKSRIRLLSRTPLEPRRVPNDKRVLLFTSGVHVVGFLVILVVHYINASRRPIHQDTYIDSRGNSHKLREWGIQLEEYLGLVQDFFLLPQMIGNILWQINCKPLRKAYYIGITAVRLLPHVYDYIRAPVFNPYFAEEYEFVNPSLDFYSRFGDVAIPVTAAVLAIVVFIQQKWNYEKLSQTLRSQKILLPLGSSVYERLPSMSFEAELVSGVNETKTQDNFHGDEERCPLS
- the LOC103708818 gene encoding transcription factor NIGTH1: MGSPSDLSLDYKPNSYPMIQKPLGEQPDQTQKIQEFLARLEEERLKIEAFKRELPLCMQLLNNAVETYRQQLETYQTNQAPRPVLEEFIPLKHASIDGSEKAPNAPSEKASWMVSAQLWSAANDATRNQPMAAPPLKETEHAFDVSPKLALDTKQRNGGAFLPFSKEKNKGMGSASRGLPELALASSEKAVEEKQSCVEMDGGSIGARRDNGGKGGAAEQGKGGSNPTEGQPAPQTHRKARRCWSPDLHRRFVNALQILGGSQVATPKQIRELMKVDGLTNDEVKSHLQKYRLHTRRPIPAPQASVAAAPQLVVLGSIWVPPEYATSAAAAGQAIYGAHAAPAHYCQQPIPQELYPAPPPPHHHHHLHPALHRSTAAATSASAYKNRLGSPESEMRSGGERSESIEEEEEGEEREEEEEEEEEEEEEDVEPATDGKAEEKALVPLAVKAEEGGGRGGEVALKI